In Mixophyes fleayi isolate aMixFle1 chromosome 11, aMixFle1.hap1, whole genome shotgun sequence, one DNA window encodes the following:
- the LOC142107658 gene encoding phospholipase A2 inhibitor NAI-like isoform X2: MGSLIGFLCVLSALTATGFSLTCNLCLISKYTSCPEKIMECLPDTACGVSHTTTETHGMIYSETLDLSCVHKNQCNTQGSITTNYGKIKRSTSCCHTDNCIAPMPTMPADNLQPNGLICPTCQSDSIWCYTAETMLCTGDENMCYFQTTELYEPERISSAFRGCASESICSLKTQGTMRTMGRVDTDISISCTIPTYSYKTEL, encoded by the exons ATGGGATCACTGATTGGATTTCTGTGTGTCCTCTCAGCTCTCACAGCAACTG GTTTTTCTCTCACGTGCAACCTGTGTCTGATTTCTAAATATACCTCCTGTCCTGAAAAAATCATGGAGTGCCTCCCCGATACTGCTTGTGGTGTTAGCCATACAACGACTGAAACac ATGGGATGATATACAGTGAAACACTTGACTTATCCTGTGTACATAAGAATCAATGTAATACTCAGGGAAGTATCACCACTAACTATGGCAAGATCAAGAGGAGCACTTCCTGTTGTCATACAGATAATTGCATTGCACCAATGCCCACAA TGCCTGCTGATAACCTTCAGCCAAATGGACTGATCTGTCCAACGTGCCAATCTGACTCCATCTGGTGTTACACTGCGGAAACCATGCTATGTACTGGAGATGAAAATATGTGCTATTTTCAAACTACCGAACTTTATG AGCCTGAGAGAATATCTTCCGCTTTTCGGGGTTGCGCCTCTGAAAGCATCTGTTCCCTTAAAACCCAAGGGACAATGAGGACAATGGGTAGAGTGGACACTGATATTTCAATTTCATGTACCATTCCAACTTACAGTTATAAAACAGAGTTATAG
- the LOC142107658 gene encoding phospholipase A2 inhibitor NAI-like isoform X1: MESLIVFLCVLSALTATGFSLTCNLCLISKYTSCPEKIMECLPDTACGVSHTTTETHGMIYSETLDLSCVHKNQCNTQGSITTNYGKIKRSTSCCHTDNCIAPMPTMPADNLQPNGLICPTCQSDSIWCYTAETMLCTGDENMCYFQTTELYEPERISSAFRGCASESICSLKTQGTMRTMGRVDTDISISCTIPTYSYKTEL, from the exons GTTTTTCTCTCACGTGCAACCTGTGTCTGATTTCTAAATATACCTCCTGTCCTGAAAAAATCATGGAGTGCCTCCCCGATACTGCTTGTGGTGTTAGCCATACAACGACTGAAACac ATGGGATGATATACAGTGAAACACTTGACTTATCCTGTGTACATAAGAATCAATGTAATACTCAGGGAAGTATCACCACTAACTATGGCAAGATCAAGAGGAGCACTTCCTGTTGTCATACAGATAATTGCATTGCACCAATGCCCACAA TGCCTGCTGATAACCTTCAGCCAAATGGACTGATCTGTCCAACGTGCCAATCTGACTCCATCTGGTGTTACACTGCGGAAACCATGCTATGTACTGGAGATGAAAATATGTGCTATTTTCAAACTACCGAACTTTATG AGCCTGAGAGAATATCTTCCGCTTTTCGGGGTTGCGCCTCTGAAAGCATCTGTTCCCTTAAAACCCAAGGGACAATGAGGACAATGGGTAGAGTGGACACTGATATTTCAATTTCATGTACCATTCCAACTTACAGTTATAAAACAGAGTTATAG